A single Danio rerio strain Tuebingen ecotype United States chromosome 17, GRCz12tu, whole genome shotgun sequence DNA region contains:
- the timm9 gene encoding mitochondrial import inner membrane translocase subunit Tim9, whose amino-acid sequence MAAQVTESDQIKQFKEFLGTYNKLTENCFMDCVKDFTTREVKPEETTCSESCLQKYLKMTQRISMRFQEYHIQQNEALAAKAGLLAQPR is encoded by the exons ATGGCAGCTCAGGTCACTGAATCAGATCAGATCAAACAG tttaaggAATTCCTGGGAACCTACAATAAACTGACAGAGAACTGCTTCATGGATTGTGTGAAAGATTTCACCACAAGAGAGGTCAAGCCAGAGGAG ACCACATGTTCTGAGAGCTGCTTGCAGAAGTACCTGAAGATGACACAGAGGATCTCCATGCGCTTCCAGGAATATCACATCCAGCAGAACGAAGCGTTGGCCGCCAAAGCCGGATTATTAGCACAACCACGATAA